The following proteins are encoded in a genomic region of Nicotiana sylvestris chromosome 4, ASM39365v2, whole genome shotgun sequence:
- the LOC104241411 gene encoding glutamyl-tRNA reductase 1, chloroplastic-like, with protein sequence MAIPTAFSGAKLESLSSSATSPAPIGLFSHPGRVRRLPIQKGLFNLGIRCVVAASDVLSQSQNSENVTSSSSLSALEQLKASAADRYTKERSSIVVIGLSIHTTPVEIREKLAIPEAEWPRAIGELCNLNHIEEAAVLSTCNRMEIYVVALSQHRGVKEVTEWMSKTSGVPVTEICKHRFLLYNNDATQHLFEVSAGLDSLVLGEGQILAQVKQVVKVGQGVTGFGRNISGLFKHAITVGKRVRTETNIAAGAVSVSSAAVELALMKLPESSHASARMLVIGAGKMGKLVIKHLVAKGCTRMVVVNRTEERVSAIREEIKDVEIIYKPLSEMLNSAAEADVIFTSTASETPLFLKEHVLDLPAVAASVGGLRLFVDISVPRNVGACVNELENARVYNVDDLKEVVAANKEDRLRKAMEAQAIISEESKQFEAWRDSLETVPTIKKLRAYAERLRVAELEKCMSKMGDDISKKTRKAVDDLSRGIVNKLLHGPMQHLRCDGSDSRTLSETLENMHALNRMFNLETDISVLEQKIRAKVEQTQK encoded by the exons ATGGCTATTCCAACCGCATTTTCCGGTGCCAAGCTCGAGTCTTTATCATCATCGGCAACTTCTCCGGCGCCTATCGGGTTGTTCTCCCATCCGGGTCGGGTCAGACGATTGCCAATTCAGAAGGGGTTGTTTAATTTAGGGATTAGGTGTGTGGTGGCAGCATCTGATGTTTTGAGTCAAAGTCAAAATTCCGAAAATGTGACTTCATCTTCCAGCCTTTCTGCTCTTGAACAGCTCAAAGCCTCAGCTGCAGACA GATATACCAAGGAAAGGAGCAGTATTGTTGTCATTGGGCTCAGTATCCACACTACACCTGTTGAAATACGTGAAAAACTGGCAATTCCTGAAGCAGAGTGGCCGAGAGCTATTGGGGAGCTCTGCAATTTGAATCATATTGAAGAAGCTGCAGTTCTTAGCACCTGTAACAGGATGGAGATCTATGTTGTGGCTCTTTCTCAACATCGTGGCGTTAAAGAAGTTACCGAATGGATGTCAAAG ACAAGTGGAGTACCTGTTACAGAGATTTGTAAGCACCGCTTTTTACTGTACAACAATGATGCTACACAGCACCTCTTTGAAGTATCAGCTGGGCTAGACTCCTTGGTCTTAGGGGAAGGTCAAATCCTTGCTCAAGTCAAGCAAGTAGTCAAGGTTGGTCAAGGAGTTACGGGCTTCGGAAGGAACATTAGTGGGCTATTCAAGCATGCAATCACTGTCGGAAAGAGGGTTAGAACTGAAACAAACATTGCAGCAGGGGCAGTTTCTGTTAGTTCAGCTGCTGTGGAGCTGGCTTTGATGAAGCTTCCTGAATCCTCCCACGCTAGTGCTAGGATGCTAGTTATTGGAGCAGGCAAGATGGGGAAGCTTGTGATCAAGCACTTGGTAGCTAAGGGATGCACAAGGATGGTCGTCGTAAACAGAACTGAGGAAAGAGTTTCTGCCATTCGTGAAGAGATTAAAGATGTTGAGATAATCTACAAGCCCCTCAGTGAAATGCTTAACAGTGCTGCTGAAGCTGATGTTATCTTCACAAGCACTGCATCGGAAACCCCGCTGTTTCTGAAAGAACATGTGCTGGATCTTCCAGCTGTTGCTGCAAGTGTTGGGGGTTTAAGGCTTTTCGTCGACATCTCGGTTCCTAGGAATGTGGGTGCTTGTGTGAACGAGCTAGAGAATGCACGAGTGTACAATGTGGATGATCTAAAGGAGGTTGTGGCAGCTAATAAGGAGGACCGGCTTCGAAAAGCAATGGAAGCTCAGGCAATTATTTCTGAGGAATCCAAACAGTTTGAAGCTTGGAGGGATTCCCTGGAGACTGTTCCCACCATCAAGAAACTGAGGGCTTATGCTGAAAGACTAAGGGTTGCTGAACTGGAGAAGTGCATGTCAAAAATGGGCGATGATATCTCAAAGAAGACAAGGAAGGCTGTCGATGATCTTAGTCGCGGTATAGTTAACAAGCTCCTTCATGGTCCCATGCAACACTTAAGATGCGATGGAAGTGACAGCCGCACATTGAGTGAGACCCTTGAGAATATGCACGCGCTAAATAGGATGTTCAACCTTGAGACAGATATATCAGTATTGGAACAAAAAATTCGAGCTAAAGTGGAGCAAACTCAAAAATAA